Proteins from a genomic interval of Triplophysa dalaica isolate WHDGS20190420 chromosome 21, ASM1584641v1, whole genome shotgun sequence:
- the abcb11b gene encoding bile salt export pump: MPGTVKLRSVKKFGKENDGYELSDEETNGDYMTMESSSKDDKSKNCKKEESAIRVGFFQLFRFASCREILMMILGSLCAAVHGSAQPLMLLVFGLLTDTFIAYDIELNELKDPEKECRNNTIQWRNLTEDENFSLNMTMPCGLLDIEYEMTNFAYYYVAIGTAVFMLGYLQISLWVTAAAYQIQIIRKMYFRKVMRMEIGWFDCTSVGELNTRLSDDINKINDAIADQVGIFIQRFTTFVCGFLLGFARGWKLTLVIISVSPLIGIGAALMALFVAKLTGRELQAYAKAGAVADEVLSSIRTVAAFGGERKEVERYDTNLVSAQEWGIRKGLIMGFFTGYMWLIIFLCYGLAFWYGSSLVLNAQEYSPGTLLQVFFGVLIAAMNLGQASSCLEAFASGRGAATIIFETIDREPQIDCLSEAGYKFDKVKGDLEFHNVTFHYPSRPEVKILDQLSLQVKSGETTAFVGPSGAGKSTTVQLIQRFYDPREGMVTLDGHDIRGLNIQWLRSLIGIVEQEPVLFATTIGENIRYGRPGVSTDDIIKAAKEANAYNFIMDLPQKFDTLVGEGGGQMSGGQKQRIAIARALVRNPRILLLDMATSALDNESEAVVQEALDQVRLGRTTISIAHRLSTIKNADVIVGFEHGRAVESGKHDQLLERKGVYFTLVTLQTQGDKALNRKAGQEMEKAEASDPNAERKSFKRAGSYRESLRVSIHQRSRSQLSNIIPESSVAIAGELGPRSHSETCVPQELKSTLPVDEAEEVEPAPVTRILKYNLPEWPYMLFGSIGAAVNGGVNPVYSLLFSQILATFSMTDPVAQRREINGICLFFVLVGVISFFTQMLQGYSFSKSGELLTRRLRRLGFQAMLGQEVGWFDDHKNSPGALTTRLATDASQVQGATGSQIGMIVNSLTNIGVAIIISFYFSWKLTMVILCFLPFLALSGGFQAKMLTGFAKQDKEAMEVAGQISGEALNNIRTIAGLGKERHFVEMYEAQLEGPYRAAKKKANVYGLCYGFAQCVVFMANSASYRFGGYLVRQEGLHFSLVFRVISAIVTSGTALGRASSYTPDYAKAKIAAARFFKLLDRIPKISIYSCEGEKWDNFKGDIEFLDCKFTYPSRPDIQVLNGLNVSVKPGQTLAFVGSSGCGKSTSVQLLERFYDPDKGRVLIDGHESSRINVAFLRSKIGIVSQEPILFDCSIAENIRYGDNLRELSMNDVISAAKKAQLHDFVMSLPDKYDTNVGSQGSQLSRGQKQRIAIARAIIRDPKILLLDEATSALDTESEKTVQEALDKAREGRTCIVIAHRLSTIQNSDIIAVMSRGYVIEKGSHDYLMGLKGAYNKLVTTGAPIS, encoded by the exons ATGCCAGGCACCGTGAAGCTGCGCAGCGTCAAGAAGTTTGGGAAAGAAAATGATGGCTATGAACTTTCAGATGAAG AAACAAATGGTGATTATAT GACAATGGAATCATCTAGCAAGGATGACAA GTCCAAAAATTGCAAGAAAGAAGAATCTGCTATTCGCGTGGGCTTCTTTCAGCTG TTCCGCTTCGCCAGTTGCAGAGAGATCTTGATGATGATATTAGGGAGTTTGTGTGCGGCTGTGCACGGCTCAGCTCAGCCGCTGATGCTGCTCGTGTTTGGCCTGTTGACCGACACATTCATCGCCTATGACATTGAGCTAAATGAGCTAAAGGATCCAGAGAAAGAATGTCGGAATAACACTATTCAGTGGCGAAACCTGACAGAAGATGAAAACTTTTCTCTAAACATGACCATGCCATGCGG GCTGTTGGACATTGAATATGAAATGACCAATTTTGCTTATTATTATGTTGCCATTGGAACGGCTGTTTTCATGCTTGGATACCTCCAA ATCTCTCTGTGGGTCACGGCAGCAGCGTATCAGATTCAGATCATCAGGAAGATGTATTTCAGGAAGGTCATGAGAATGGAGATTGGTTGGTTTGACTGCACTTCTGTAGGAGAGCTCAACACACGCCTGTCTGA TGACATCAACAAGATAAACGATGCCATCGCTGATCAGGTAGGGATTTTCATCCAGCGATTCACCACATTTGTGTGTGGTTTCCTTCTGGGCTTCGCAAGGGGCTGGAAGCTCACGCTGGTCATTATCTCTGTGTCTCCTCTGATCGGCATCGGAGCGGCTCTCATGGCTCTG TTTGTGGCAAAACTGACAGGACGTGAGTTGCAAGCGTACGCTAAAGCAGGTGCCGTGGCAGATGAGGTTTTGTCTTCTATACGCACGGTGGCAGCGTTTGGCGGAGAGAGAAAAGAGGTGGAGAG GTATGATACTAATCTGGTTTCCGCACAGGAGTGGGGCATCAGAAAAGGTTTGATAATGGGATTCTTCACTGGATACATGTGGCTCATCATCTTCTTGTGTTATGGACTGGCCTTCTGGTACGGATCTAGTCTAGTATTGAACGCGCAAGAGTACAGTCCAGGAACATTACTACAG GTGTTTTTTGGAGTGCTCATAGCTGCGATGAATCTGGGACAAGCATCTTCTTGTCTGGAGGCCTTTGCTTCTGGAAGAGGAGCTGCTACCATTATATTCGAGACCATAGATCGC GAACCACAGATCGATTGTCTCTCTGAAGCTGGATATAAGTTTGACAAAGTGAAAGGGGATCTGGAGTTTCATAATGTGACATTTCACTATCCATCTAGACCTGAAGTAAAG ATCTTGGATCAGCTCAGTTTGCAGGTGAAGTCAGGTGAAACAACAGCATTTGTGGGTCCCAGCGGTGCCGGGAAGAGCACGACTGTCCAGCTCATCCAACGCTTTTATGATCCAAGAGAAGGCatg GTTACATTGGATGGTCATGATATCCGAGGTCTGAATATCCAATGGCTTCGTTCTCTGATAGGAATCGTGGAGCAGGAGCCGGTTTTGTTTGCCACCACCATTGGTGAAAACATTCGGTACGGACGGCCTGGGGTCTcgactgatgacatcatcaaggcAGCCAAAGAGGCTAATGCTTACAACTTCATCATGGACTTACCACAG AAATTTGACACTTTGGTAGGTGAGGGTGGTGGCCAGATGAGTGGCGGGCAGAAACAGCGAATCGCAATAGCCCGAGCGCTGGTGAGGAATCCCAGAATCCTCCTCTTGGACATGGCCACATCAGCTCTAGATAATGAGAGTGAAGCTGTCGTACAAGAAGCTTTGGACCAG GTCCGATTGGGGCGCACCACCATCTCTATCGCTCACCGTTTATCAACAATTAAGAATGCAGATGTGATCGTGGGCTTTGAGCACGGCCGTGCTGTGGAAAGTGGAAAACACGACCAGCTGCTTGAAAGAAAGGGTGTCTACTTTACTCTGGTCACTCTTCAGACCCAAGGAGACAAAGCACTCAACCGAAAAGCCGGACAAG AAATGGAGAAAGCCGAAGCCAGTGACCCAAATGCAGAGAGGAAAAGCTTCAAAAGAGCAGGAAGTTATCGCGAGAGCTTGAG GGTCTCTATTCACCAAAGATCTCGATCCCAGTTATCAAACATCATACCTGAATCCTCTGTGGCTATCGCTGGAGAGCTTGGCCCTCGCTCTCACTCTGAAACCTGTGTTCCTCAGGAGCTCAAG AGCACGCTTCCTGTTGATGAGGCAGAAGAGGTGGAGCCAGCCCCTGTGACCCGTATACTGAAATACAACCTTCCTGAATGGCCCTACATGCTGTTTGGAAGTATCGGAGCAGCTGTGAACGGAGGGGTCAACCCGGTGTATTCTCTCCTCTTCAGTCAGATCCTGGCG ACCTTCTCAATGACCGATCCTGTCGCGCAGAGGAGAGAAATCAATGGCATCTGTCTGTTCTTTGTGCTCGTTGGTGTGATTTCTTTTTTCACACAGATGTTGCAG ggCTATTCGTTCTCCAAATCTGGGGAGTTGCTGACTCGTAGATTGAGACGTCTGGGTTTCCAAGCCATGTTGGGACAGGAGGTTGGCTGGTTTGATGATCATAAAAACAGCCCCGGTGCTTTGACCACAAGACTGGCCACTGACGCCTCACAAGTTCAAGGA GCAACAGGTTCTCAGATCGGCATGATCGTGAATTCTCTGACCAACATTGGTGTGGCCATCATCATCTCTTTCTACTTCAGCTGGAAGCTCACGATGGTCATCCTGTGCTTCCTGCCCTTCCTGGCTCTCTCTGGAGGCTTCCAGGCTAAGATGCTCACCGGATTCGCCAAACAGGACAAAGAAGCCATGGAGGTGGCAGGGCAG ATATCCGGAGAAGCTTTAAATAATATCCGCACCATCGCCGGCCTGGGCAAAGAGCGTCATTTTGTGGAAATGTATGAGGCACAGTTGGAAGGCCCGTACCGTGCTGCCAAAAAGAAGGCTAATGTTTATGGCCTCTGTTACGGGTTTGCCCAGTGCGTGGTCTTTATGGCAAACTCAGCATCTTACCGGTTTGGCGGATACCTGGTTCGACAAGAGGGGCTACACTTCAGCTTAGTTTTCAG GGTGATTTCAGCCATCGTAACCAGTGGAACAGCTTTAGGTCGAGCGTCGTCTTACACACCAGACTACGCAAAGGCCAAGATCGCAGCTGCACGATTCTTCAAGCTGCTCGACCGCATCCCGAAAATTAGCATCTATAGCTGTGAAGGAGAAAAATGG gATAATTTTAAAGGAGACATTGAGTTTCTAGACTGCAAGTTCACGTACCCCTCCAGGCCAGATATTCAGGTTCTGAACGGGTTGAATGTGAGCGTCAAGCCCGGTCAGACTTTGGCTTTTGTGGGCAGCAGTGGATGTGGCAAGAGCACTAGTGTTCAGCTCCTGGAGAGATTCTATGATCCTGATAAAGGCCGTGTG CTCATTGATGGCCATGAATCCAGCCGGATCAATGTTGCGTTCCTCCGCTCTAAGATCGGGATCGTCTCCCAGGAGCCGATTTTATTTGACTGTAGTATTGCAGAGAACATCCGTTATGGTGACAACCTACGAGAGCTCAgcatgaatgatgtcatctcaGCAGCCAAAAAGGCCCAGCTGCATGATtttgtgatgtcacttcctgat AAATACGACACAAACGTTGGTTCACAAGGTTCCCAGCTTTCCCGTGGTCAGAAGCAACGTATTGCCATCGCTAGAGCGATCATACGAGACCCCAAAATACTTTTGCTTGACGAGGCCACCTCAGCGCTGGACACAGAAAGTGAGAAG ACTGTGCAGGAAGCTCTGGATAAAGCGAGAGAAGGCAGAACTTGCATCGTCATTGCTCACCGTCTTTCTACGATCCAGAACTCTGACATCATAGCCGTGATGTCACGGGGTTATGTAATCGAGAAGGGTAGTCATGACTATTTGATGGGTCTGAAGGGAGCATACAATAAACTCGTCACGACTGGAGCTCCCATCAGCTAG